The Vespula pensylvanica isolate Volc-1 chromosome 5, ASM1446617v1, whole genome shotgun sequence genome includes a window with the following:
- the LOC122629502 gene encoding uncharacterized protein LOC122629502, translating into MRYEMRTCYFLALLAVAIAAPNRNVRSLTTLPPWHLPCGEVIEQDSYEDSQQELDSILSDLRLQHQLMLQDYLNRDYEYLYDRVRIGVHEHQYIPNWVPGKKDSNHIRKLAKSNQQTIVNHLPKLHMDLQKFAVAFEELIEDETLSKTQEALKATQSYLMKMLCEVESNIAVLPTLRLPHRVERSIMSRIERDPKDDTRRLVRDWGVLLKYKDYLHAWRHVFDY; encoded by the exons ATGAGATACGAAATGAGAACGTGCTATTTCTTAGCTCTTCTCGCAGTTGCCATCGCAGCCCCGAATAGAAACGTCAGATCTTTGACGACTCTTCCTCCTTGGCACCTGCCATGCGGCGAAGTTATCGAGCAAGATTCTTACGAAGACTCGCAGCAGGAGTTAGACTCGATCTTGAGCGATTTGAGATTGCAGCATCAACTGATGCTGCAGGATTATCTCAATCGTGATTACGAGTATCTTTACGACCGCGTTAGGATCGGCGTTCACGAGCATCAGTACATTCCAAATTGGGTGCCTGGAAAGAAGGATTCTAATCATATCCGGAAACTCGCTAAAAGCAATCAACAAACG atCGTCAATCACTTGCCAAAGCTTCACATGGATCTCCAAAAGTTTGCGGTTGCCTTCGAAGAATTGATAGAAGATGAAACACTTTCGAAAACCCAAGAGGCTTTAAAAGCTACACAATCTTATCTCATGAAAATGCTCTGCGAAGTCGAAAGTAATATAGCCGTTCTTCCAACTCTTCGTTTACCGCATCGCGTCGAGAGAAGCATTATGAGTAGGATCGAAAGGGATCCGAAAGACGACACAAGGAGACTCGTTCGCGATTGGGGCGTTTTACTTAAATACAAGGATTATCTTCACGCTTGGAGACACGTTTTtgattattag
- the LOC122629380 gene encoding uncharacterized protein LOC122629380 isoform X3: MEPWLQPCGTPVAAALKKMPQRHSVHRALKRVRTQLRVAQNHFRKDLKDIHEIYSKVYKVLKEQYRMNWLPEKQLEWYHRELWCLEKGKKAERALPRLHDALQRFAITFHHLRAFRLKSNINVDLTMNRRNEIIDAMQIEILRMLCEVETAILNLGLQLPTAHKAVIVTESRNWAKEGDLTLMLIQDWGVLRLYQTFLNDWTRAFRNATATGPGTCDPNTIKPLILRPKNNKKGPKAGTGTKGKRIPKIKKERVNRKHPLGSNQTQPLTRGPKVFPRKRLTRKKQARPA, from the exons ATGGAGCCTTGGCTGCAACCATGCGGTACGCCGGTTGCGGCAGCTCTGAAAAAAATGCCCCAACGTCACAGCGTTCATAGAGCGTTGAAGAGGGTACGAACCCAGCTCAGGGTTGCTCAGAATCACTTTAGGAAGGACCTTAAGGATATTCATGAGATTTATTCGAAG GTGTACAAAGTGCTGAAGGAGCAGTACAGAATGAACTGGCTTCCGGAGAAGCAGCTCGAATGGTACCATAGGGAACTCTGGTGCCTCGAGAAGGGTAAGAAGGCGGAGCGTGCACTTCCACGTCTTCACGACGCCCTTCAGAGGTTCGCCATCACGTTCCACCATCTTAGAGCGTTCCGACTAAAGTCGAACATCAACGTCGATCTTACGATGAACAGGCGAAACGAGATTATCGATGCCATGCAAATCGAAATTCTTCGA ATGCTTTGCGAAGTAGAAACAGCGATCCTGAATCTAGGATTGCAACTACCAACCGCTCACAAGGCGGTCATCGTCACGGAAAGTCGTAATTGGGCCAAGGAAGGTGATCTAACGCTCATGCTCATTCAAGATTGGGGAGTTCTAAGATTATATCAAACCTTCCTGAACGATTGGACGCGTGCCTTTCGTAATGCCACTGCGACTGGACCTGGTACCTGCGATCCTAACACGATAAAACCGCTGATCTTACGACCGAAGAACAACAAGAAGGGTCCGAAAGCTGGAACGGGTACTAAAGGGAAGAGAATACCGAAgatcaagaaagagagagtcaatAGGAAACATCCGCTCGGTTCGAATCAAACGCAACCCTTGACACGAGGACCAAAAGTATTCCCAAGGAAAAGACTGACGAGGAAGAAACAGGCGAGACCAGCGTAG
- the LOC122629380 gene encoding uncharacterized protein LOC122629380 isoform X1, translated as MIFELLMASAFALATLRRYSVAQTATLTSLAFFLSSGLSGTVSGAPTSYGLHTAISESNSNMEPWLQPCGTPVAAALKKMPQRHSVHRALKRVRTQLRVAQNHFRKDLKDIHEIYSKVYKVLKEQYRMNWLPEKQLEWYHRELWCLEKGKKAERALPRLHDALQRFAITFHHLRAFRLKSNINVDLTMNRRNEIIDAMQIEILRMLCEVETAILNLGLQLPTAHKAVIVTESRNWAKEGDLTLMLIQDWGVLRLYQTFLNDWTRAFRNATATGPGTCDPNTIKPLILRPKNNKKGPKAGTGTKGKRIPKIKKERVNRKHPLGSNQTQPLTRGPKVFPRKRLTRKKQARPA; from the exons ATTCGGTGGCACAGACGGCTACTCTGACGAGCCTCGCTTTCTTCCTGAGTTCCGGGCTGAGCGGCACGGTTTCCGGAGCACCGACCAGCTACGGTCTCCATACCGCCATCTCGGAATCCAACAGCAATATGGAGCCTTGGCTGCAACCATGCGGTACGCCGGTTGCGGCAGCTCTGAAAAAAATGCCCCAACGTCACAGCGTTCATAGAGCGTTGAAGAGGGTACGAACCCAGCTCAGGGTTGCTCAGAATCACTTTAGGAAGGACCTTAAGGATATTCATGAGATTTATTCGAAG GTGTACAAAGTGCTGAAGGAGCAGTACAGAATGAACTGGCTTCCGGAGAAGCAGCTCGAATGGTACCATAGGGAACTCTGGTGCCTCGAGAAGGGTAAGAAGGCGGAGCGTGCACTTCCACGTCTTCACGACGCCCTTCAGAGGTTCGCCATCACGTTCCACCATCTTAGAGCGTTCCGACTAAAGTCGAACATCAACGTCGATCTTACGATGAACAGGCGAAACGAGATTATCGATGCCATGCAAATCGAAATTCTTCGA ATGCTTTGCGAAGTAGAAACAGCGATCCTGAATCTAGGATTGCAACTACCAACCGCTCACAAGGCGGTCATCGTCACGGAAAGTCGTAATTGGGCCAAGGAAGGTGATCTAACGCTCATGCTCATTCAAGATTGGGGAGTTCTAAGATTATATCAAACCTTCCTGAACGATTGGACGCGTGCCTTTCGTAATGCCACTGCGACTGGACCTGGTACCTGCGATCCTAACACGATAAAACCGCTGATCTTACGACCGAAGAACAACAAGAAGGGTCCGAAAGCTGGAACGGGTACTAAAGGGAAGAGAATACCGAAgatcaagaaagagagagtcaatAGGAAACATCCGCTCGGTTCGAATCAAACGCAACCCTTGACACGAGGACCAAAAGTATTCCCAAGGAAAAGACTGACGAGGAAGAAACAGGCGAGACCAGCGTAG
- the LOC122629380 gene encoding uncharacterized protein LOC122629380 isoform X2 yields MRVDSVAQTATLTSLAFFLSSGLSGTVSGAPTSYGLHTAISESNSNMEPWLQPCGTPVAAALKKMPQRHSVHRALKRVRTQLRVAQNHFRKDLKDIHEIYSKVYKVLKEQYRMNWLPEKQLEWYHRELWCLEKGKKAERALPRLHDALQRFAITFHHLRAFRLKSNINVDLTMNRRNEIIDAMQIEILRMLCEVETAILNLGLQLPTAHKAVIVTESRNWAKEGDLTLMLIQDWGVLRLYQTFLNDWTRAFRNATATGPGTCDPNTIKPLILRPKNNKKGPKAGTGTKGKRIPKIKKERVNRKHPLGSNQTQPLTRGPKVFPRKRLTRKKQARPA; encoded by the exons ATTCGGTGGCACAGACGGCTACTCTGACGAGCCTCGCTTTCTTCCTGAGTTCCGGGCTGAGCGGCACGGTTTCCGGAGCACCGACCAGCTACGGTCTCCATACCGCCATCTCGGAATCCAACAGCAATATGGAGCCTTGGCTGCAACCATGCGGTACGCCGGTTGCGGCAGCTCTGAAAAAAATGCCCCAACGTCACAGCGTTCATAGAGCGTTGAAGAGGGTACGAACCCAGCTCAGGGTTGCTCAGAATCACTTTAGGAAGGACCTTAAGGATATTCATGAGATTTATTCGAAG GTGTACAAAGTGCTGAAGGAGCAGTACAGAATGAACTGGCTTCCGGAGAAGCAGCTCGAATGGTACCATAGGGAACTCTGGTGCCTCGAGAAGGGTAAGAAGGCGGAGCGTGCACTTCCACGTCTTCACGACGCCCTTCAGAGGTTCGCCATCACGTTCCACCATCTTAGAGCGTTCCGACTAAAGTCGAACATCAACGTCGATCTTACGATGAACAGGCGAAACGAGATTATCGATGCCATGCAAATCGAAATTCTTCGA ATGCTTTGCGAAGTAGAAACAGCGATCCTGAATCTAGGATTGCAACTACCAACCGCTCACAAGGCGGTCATCGTCACGGAAAGTCGTAATTGGGCCAAGGAAGGTGATCTAACGCTCATGCTCATTCAAGATTGGGGAGTTCTAAGATTATATCAAACCTTCCTGAACGATTGGACGCGTGCCTTTCGTAATGCCACTGCGACTGGACCTGGTACCTGCGATCCTAACACGATAAAACCGCTGATCTTACGACCGAAGAACAACAAGAAGGGTCCGAAAGCTGGAACGGGTACTAAAGGGAAGAGAATACCGAAgatcaagaaagagagagtcaatAGGAAACATCCGCTCGGTTCGAATCAAACGCAACCCTTGACACGAGGACCAAAAGTATTCCCAAGGAAAAGACTGACGAGGAAGAAACAGGCGAGACCAGCGTAG